The following are encoded in a window of Mustela nigripes isolate SB6536 chromosome 1, MUSNIG.SB6536, whole genome shotgun sequence genomic DNA:
- the LOC132010121 gene encoding olfactory receptor 5W2-like — protein sequence MDEGNCSSLTEFIFLGITDNRRMKVTLFTTFLVVYLINLFANIGMITLIRMDSQLHTPMYFFLSHLSFCDLCYTTAVGPKMLVDLLAKKKSIPFFGCALQFLIFCMFGDSECLLLAVMAFDRYKAISNPLLYTASMSNRLCSLLMAVVYMLGTADALLHTTLTFRLCFCGSNEINHFFCDMPPLLLLSCSDTQVNELVIFTVFGFIELSTISGVLVSYCYIILSVLKIHSAKGRFKAFSTCTSHLTAVAIFQGTILFMYFRPSSSYSLDQDKMTSLFYTLVIPMLNPLVYSLRNKDVKEALKKLKIKKWF from the coding sequence ATGGATGAAGGAAATTGCTCATCCTTgacagaattcattttcttggGAATTACTGATAACCGTCGGATGAAAGTGACCCTATTTACAACATTTCTTGTTGTTTATCTCATTAATCTTTTTGCAAATATTGGAATGATCACTTTAATTAGAATGGATTCCCAGCTTCACACACCTATGTACTTTTTCCTCAGCCATCTCTCCTTCTGTGACCTTTGTTATACCACAGCAGTTGGGCCCAAAATGTTGGTAGACCTTTTagccaaaaaaaaatcaatcccttTCTTTGGCTGTGCTCTGCAGTTTTTGATCTTCTGTATGTTTGGTGATTCTGAGTGTCTGCTGCTGGCAGTGATGGCCTTTGATCGGTATAAGGCCATTAGCAACCCCTTGCTCTACACAGCCAGCATGTCCAACAGactgtgctccctgctcatggCTGTGGTTTACATGCTGGGAACAGCAGATGCCTTGTTACACACGACTTTAACATTCCGCTTATGTTTCTGTGGATCGAATGAGATTAATCATTTCTTCTGTGATATGCCTCCTCTCCTATTGCTGTCTTGCTCAGATACACAGGTCAATGAGTTAGTGATATTCACTGTTTTTGGATTCATTGAACTGAGTACCATTTCAGGAGTGCTTGTCTCTTATTGTTATATAATCTTATCAGTCTTGAAGATCCACTCTGCTAAGGGGAGGTTCAAAGCTTTCTCCACCTGCACCTCCCACTTAACTGCTGTTGCAATTTTCCAAGGAACTATACTCTTCATGTATTTCCGGCCGAGTTCTTCCTACTCCCTTGATCAAGATAAAATGACCTCATTGTTTTACACCCTTGTGATTCCCATGCTAAACCCACTGGTGTATAGCCTGCGGAACAAGGATGTGAAAGAGGCCCTGAaaaagctgaaaattaaaaagtggttttaa
- the LOC132010131 gene encoding olfactory receptor-like protein OLF2 has product MDGKNCSSVKEFLLLGISNNPGVKMTLFITFLIVYLIILVANLGMIILIRMDSHLHTPMYFFLSHLSFSDLCYSTAVGPRMLVDFIAKNKSISFHGCALQWLVFCTFVDSECLLLAVMAFDRYKAISNPLLYMVSMSSRLRSLLIAGVYMVAIVDASVNTILTFQLCFCGSNVINHFFCDVLPLLVLSCSDIQVNELVIFTIFGFIELITLSGLFVSYCYIILAVIKINSVEGRFKAFSTCTSHLTAVAIFQGTLLFMYFRPSSSYSFDQDKIISLFYSLVIPMLNPLIYSLRNKDVKDALKHLKSKKWFH; this is encoded by the coding sequence atggatggaaaaaatTGCTCTTCTGTGAAGGAATTCCTTCTCTTGGGAATTAGCAATAACCCTGGAGTTAAAATGACTCTGTTTATCACATTTCTTATTGTCTATCTAATCATTCTTGTTGCAAACCTGGGGATGATCATTTTAATTAGAATGGATTCTCACCTTCACAcacccatgtatttcttcctcagCCACCTCTCCTTCAGTGACCTCTGTTACTCTACAGCAGTTGGACCCAGGATGCTGGTAGACTTCATTGCCAAGAACAAGTCAATTTCCTTCCATGGCTGTGCTCTGCAATGGTTAGTGTTCTGTACCTTTGTAGATTCTGAGTGTCTGCTGCTGGCAGTGATGGCCTTTGACCGGTACAAAGCCATTAGCAACCCCTTGCTCTACATGGTCAGCATGTCCAGCAGACTGCGCTCCCTGCTTATTGCTGGGGTTTACATGGTGGCAATTGTGGACGCTTCAGTAAATACCATACTCACATTCCAGCTATGTTTCTGTGGGTCTAATGTGATTAACCATTTCTTCTGTGATGTCCTACCTCTCCTCGTGTTGTCTTGCTCAGACATACAGGTTAATGAGTTAGTGATATTCACCATTTTTGGCTTCATTGAACTGATTACTCTTTCAGGGCTGTTTGTATCTTACTGCTATATCATTCTAGCAGTGATAAAGATCAACTCTGTGGAGGGGAGGTTCAAAGCTTTCTCCACCTGCACCTCCCACTTAACTGCTGTTGCGATTTTCCAGGGAACTCTGCTCTTTATGTATTTCCGGCCGAGTTCTTCCTACTCTTTTGATCaagacaaaattatttcattgttttactcCCTCGTGATTCCCATGCTAAACCCTCTGATTTATAGCCTACGGAACAAGGATGTGAAAGATGCCCTGAAGCACCTTAAAAGTAAAAAGTGGTTTCATTGa
- the LOC132010138 gene encoding olfactory receptor 5W2-like, with amino-acid sequence MDKGNCSSVTGFIFLGITNNPGMKVTLFTTILVIYLINLLANLGMIILIRMDSQLNTPMYFFLSHLSFCDLCYSTAIGPKMLVDLFAQNKSIPITGCALQFLIFCTFADSECLLLAVMAFDRYKAISNPLLYTVSMSNRLCSLLMAAVYMLGTADALLHTTLTFRLCFCGSNEINHFFCDVPPLLLLSCSDTQVNELAIFTIFGFIELSTISGVLVSYCYIILSVLKIHSAEGRFKAFSTCTSHLTAVAVFQGTMLFMYFRPSSSYSLDQDKITSLFYTLVIPMLNPLIYSLRNKDVKGALEKLKNKIWL; translated from the coding sequence ATGGACAAAGGAAATTGTTCTTCCGTGACTGGATTCATTTTCTTAGGAATTACCAATAATCCTGGGATGAAAGTGACTCTTTTCACCACCATTTTGGTTATTTACCTCATTAATCTCCTGGCAAATCTTGGAATGATTATTCTAATTAGAATGGATTCCCAGCTGAACACACCCATGTACTTTTTTCTAAGCCATCTCTCCTTCTGTGACCTCTGTTATTCTACAGCAATTGGGCCCAAGATGCTAGTGGATTTATTCGCCCAAAACAAATCAATTCCCATCACGGGCTGTGCTCTGCAATTCTTGATCTTCTGTACTTTTGCAGATTCTGAGTGTCTGCTGCTGGCAGTGATGGCCTTTGATCGGTACAAAGCCATTAGCAACCCCTTGCTCTACACGGTCAGCATGTCCAATAGactgtgctccctgctcatggCTGCAGTTTACATGCTGGGAACAGCAGATGCCTTGTTACACACGACTTTAACATTCCGCTTATGTTTCTGTGGATCGAATGAGATTAATCATTTCTTCTGTGATGTGCCTCCTCTCCTATTGCTGTCTTGCTCAGATACACAGGTCAATGAGTTAGCGATATTCACCATTTTTGGATTCATTGAACTGAGTACCATTTCAGGAGTGCTTGTCTCTTATTGTTATATAATCTTATCAGTCTTGAAGATCCACTCTGCTGAGGGGAGGTTCAAAGCTTTCTCCACCTGCACCTCCCACTTAACTGCTGTTGCAGTTTTCCAGGGAACCATGCTCTTTATGTATTTCCGGCCGAGTTCTTCCTACTCCCTTGATCAAGACAAAATTACTTCATTGTTCTACACCCTTGTGATTCCCATGTTAAACCCACTGATTTATAGCCTGCGGAATAAGGACGTGAAAGGGGCcctagaaaaattgaaaaataaaatatggcttTAA